Proteins encoded by one window of Deltaproteobacteria bacterium:
- a CDS encoding metallophosphoesterase, protein MAFFAIADLHLSFAKPKPMDIFGAQWTGHEEKVAARWRECVGERDTVLVAGDISWAMTFAEAEPDLRWIHELPGQKILIRGNHDYWWDRVNWMRARMPDSIRLLHNDSIETDGVRVAGARGWDLPGKGWKDDPAADEKLYLRERGRLRASLESARGELPMLVMMHYPPFYDVAGEAGFHDLLRDAGAHTVVFGHLHGPDGVNAWQGTRDGVRYVFCACDGVDFTPVPIEIG, encoded by the coding sequence ATGGCGTTTTTCGCGATCGCCGATCTGCATCTTTCCTTCGCCAAGCCGAAGCCCATGGACATCTTCGGCGCGCAGTGGACCGGGCACGAGGAAAAGGTCGCGGCGCGCTGGCGCGAATGCGTCGGCGAGCGCGACACCGTGCTCGTGGCGGGCGACATCTCCTGGGCGATGACGTTCGCCGAGGCCGAGCCCGATCTGCGCTGGATTCACGAACTTCCCGGCCAAAAGATCCTGATTCGCGGCAATCACGATTACTGGTGGGACCGCGTGAACTGGATGCGAGCACGCATGCCGGATTCGATCCGCCTGCTGCACAACGACTCGATCGAAACGGACGGAGTGCGCGTCGCGGGAGCGCGCGGTTGGGACCTGCCCGGCAAAGGTTGGAAGGACGACCCTGCCGCCGACGAAAAGCTCTACCTGCGCGAGCGCGGCCGGCTGCGCGCGTCGCTCGAATCCGCGCGCGGCGAACTGCCGATGCTCGTCATGATGCACTATCCGCCGTTTTACGACGTCGCCGGCGAAGCGGGGTTTCACGACTTGCTGCGCGACGCGGGGGCGCACACGGTGGTCTTCGGCCACCTGCACGGGCCCGACGGCGTGAACGCATGGCAGGGAACGCGCGACGGCGTGCGTTACGTTTTTTGCGCGTGCGACGGCGTCGACTTCACACCGGTGCCCATCGAGATCGGCTGA
- a CDS encoding amidophosphoribosyltransferase, with protein MCGVIGIVSRESVSRRLISSAERLQNRGERSVKIVTYDGQYFHASGGLKPPSLQFFDFDHGNLPGYMGIGHTRYATVGQTDALSLDRNIQPVLADRPGMATCNNGDLVNIYSLTRELMTEGFSFQTQVDAKVIQNTLIRHLIGNGGSLPEDYDGLVESLFTGLAKTMNDLIGAYSVLCMLEGGILAFKDPHGIRPLSYAHRKNEDGEIVEWAFASESSVFNYFGDYSGITEVGPGEAVFVSPDRLDAPTIRKIAPKKEAFCFFEFCYFARPDSNFQDRYVEITRQELGDVLAEEFGHVKSEIDVVIGLPGTAVSTGLAFAQRLGLPYRQGVIKVGNKRSFQETSDTKRQKAIDDKFIFIRDFINGQRVAIVDDSNVRGTTSKKIIRRLYSLGAKEVRFFYYTPPIIGPCFYGIDTPDETRLVAFGKSDEEIREEMGCEGVHYLSHDGLIRGLGIGRDRLCLACITRQYPTDVREARERVIRRREERLASEIEPTC; from the coding sequence TGATCGGAATCGTCTCCCGCGAAAGCGTTTCCCGTCGTCTCATCAGCAGCGCCGAACGGCTTCAGAACCGCGGCGAGCGGTCCGTGAAGATCGTCACCTACGACGGACAGTACTTCCACGCGAGCGGCGGGCTCAAGCCCCCGAGCCTTCAGTTCTTCGATTTCGATCACGGCAACCTCCCCGGCTACATGGGCATCGGCCACACGCGCTACGCCACCGTGGGGCAGACCGACGCCCTTTCCCTCGACCGCAACATCCAGCCCGTGCTGGCGGACCGCCCCGGCATGGCGACCTGCAACAATGGCGATCTGGTCAACATCTATTCGCTCACGCGCGAGCTGATGACCGAGGGATTTTCCTTCCAGACGCAGGTCGATGCCAAGGTGATCCAGAACACGCTCATCCGGCATCTGATCGGCAACGGCGGATCGCTGCCCGAGGACTACGACGGTCTCGTCGAGTCGCTGTTCACCGGACTCGCGAAGACGATGAATGATCTGATCGGCGCGTACTCGGTGCTGTGCATGCTCGAGGGCGGCATTCTTGCGTTCAAGGACCCGCACGGCATCCGCCCCTTGAGTTACGCGCACCGCAAGAACGAAGACGGCGAGATCGTCGAGTGGGCGTTCGCATCCGAGTCGTCGGTGTTCAACTACTTCGGCGACTACAGCGGCATCACCGAGGTCGGCCCGGGCGAAGCCGTTTTCGTGTCGCCCGACCGCCTCGACGCGCCGACGATCCGCAAGATCGCGCCGAAAAAAGAAGCGTTCTGCTTCTTCGAGTTCTGCTACTTCGCGCGGCCCGACAGCAATTTTCAGGACCGCTACGTCGAGATCACGCGGCAGGAACTCGGCGACGTGCTGGCCGAGGAATTCGGCCACGTGAAAAGCGAGATCGACGTGGTGATCGGCTTGCCGGGCACGGCGGTTTCCACCGGCCTCGCGTTCGCGCAGCGGCTCGGGCTGCCCTATCGCCAGGGCGTCATCAAGGTCGGCAACAAGCGCAGTTTTCAGGAAACCAGCGACACCAAGCGCCAGAAGGCGATCGACGACAAGTTCATTTTCATCCGCGATTTCATCAACGGCCAGCGCGTCGCCATCGTCGACGACTCCAACGTGCGCGGCACGACGTCAAAGAAGATCATCCGCCGCCTATACAGCCTCGGCGCGAAGGAAGTGCGTTTCTTCTATTACACCCCCCCGATCATCGGACCGTGCTTCTACGGCATCGACACGCCCGACGAGACGCGCCTGGTCGCCTTCGGCAAATCGGACGAGGAGATCCGCGAGGAGATGGGTTGCGAGGGCGTGCACTACCTTTCGCACGACGGGCTGATCCGCGGCCTCGGCATCGGGCGCGACCGCCTGTGCCTGGCCTGCATCACGCGCCAATACCCCACTGACGTGCGCGAAGCGCGCGAACGCGTCATTCGCCGCCGCGAGGAGCGGCTCGCGTCTGAGATCGAGCCAACCTGCTGA